A segment of the Spirosoma oryzicola genome:
AGCCTTTCGAACAAAAAACCGCGATTAGTCCAATACCTACCCTGCCCCGGCCTTTCCGGCTTCGATCCGTCAACGTTGCTTTGTGCCAGCAAAAAATCACCTGCACAATGGACACAATCACAGGAAAAGAAGTACTGATTTCGGGGGCCAGCATTGCCGGGCTTAGCACCGCCTGGTGGATGAATCAATTGGGCTATCGGGTAACGGTAGTAGAGATGGCTCCGCAACCGCGTGTCAATGGGGCCGCCATCGATTTGAAAGGCGATACAATAGCGGTTATTAAACGCATGGGTCTGTTTGACGAGTTGACAAAGCACCGCTTACACGTTGACCGCGTCGAATTTAAGAATACGGATGATCTGACGGTTGGTTCGGTACAGACAGCGGACAACGAGTCAGACGAACTGGAAATCGAACGGGAAGCCTTTATTTATATCCTGCTGGAGAACCTGATCGACAAGGTTACTTTTCAGTTTAACGACAGCATCACCGCCCTTCATCCGACCGAAGACGGAATGGCTGTTGAATTCAAGCAGGGTGCCCAGCGCTTGTTTCATCTGGTGCTGGGCTGCGATGGGGTACACTCGGGCGTCAGACGGCTTTGGTTCGGGGACGAGGCTGAGTACGCCCACTTTATGAACGCCTACGGCTCGCTCACCATTCTGGATAAACTACTGATCAGGCCAGGCACGATGCAGTTGTTCCGGGTGCCGGGCAAGTCAATTACCCTAAATGCCTATCGCACTAAGACAGACGTTATTTTCAGCTTTGTTTCAGAC
Coding sequences within it:
- a CDS encoding FAD-dependent monooxygenase, which translates into the protein MDTITGKEVLISGASIAGLSTAWWMNQLGYRVTVVEMAPQPRVNGAAIDLKGDTIAVIKRMGLFDELTKHRLHVDRVEFKNTDDLTVGSVQTADNESDELEIEREAFIYILLENLIDKVTFQFNDSITALHPTEDGMAVEFKQGAQRLFHLVLGCDGVHSGVRRLWFGDEAEYAHFMNAYGSLTILDKLLIRPGTMQLFRVPGKSITLNAYRTKTDVIFSFVSDTEIDYDYRNKGQQRQLILDQFAGQGWRTAELLAEMQQSDNFYLVEFYQIHMPSWTKGRVALVGDAGYCASPAAGMGGSLAVSGAAALADALQKHAGNFEVAFEEYNDTFRPFIERVQAEARQNLKTVFLPETEEGVQQSNAQTNPF